Proteins from a genomic interval of Zingiber officinale cultivar Zhangliang chromosome 2A, Zo_v1.1, whole genome shotgun sequence:
- the LOC122040860 gene encoding protein ASPARTIC PROTEASE IN GUARD CELL 1-like, with amino-acid sequence MAPCDSRILVWFLFCCCCLLQPLNSSAIVYNRSSSASYRTPLHGIELPANFMSFGSAASSGDSSCDRDRGESRASHVDERDGAAPALKLHLKHRDAEAAERSKKEALEDSSLRDGLRIQTLFRRITEKKNRIAASGIAAAAATADQSRIEVGQKETLAKSPELAGRLMAQVESGVTLGSGEYFIDVFVGTPPRHFSLILDTGSDLNWIQCLPCYDCFEQHGPVYDPAASSSYRNVSCGDSRCGLVSSPDPLRPCLAATGQDRPCPYFYWYGDRSNTTGDLALETFTMNLTGVGEFRRVDDVIFGCGHWNRGLFHGAAGLLGLGRGQLSFASQLRSLYGDIFSYCLVDRNSDLSVSSKLIFGEDDTVARNPLLNYTTFVAGKDSPVETFYYVQIKSILVGGEELAIPPTTWDIAKDSSGGTIVDSGTTLSYFAAPAYERIKEAFTKKVKYPAVTDFPVLDPCYNVSGAGKVEVPEFAILFADGAVWNFPPENYFIRLEPEEIMCLAVLPMPQSPLSILGNYLQQNFHILYDMKNSRLGFAPTRCAEM; translated from the coding sequence ATGGCTCCCTGTGACAGTCGGATCCTCGTTTGGTTCCTATTTTGCTGCTGTTGTCTTCTGCAGCCGTTGAACTCGTCCGCTATTGTCTACAACCGGAGCTCCTCCGCTTCGTATAGGACGCCTCTTCATGGGATCGAATTGCCCGCCAACTTCATGAGTTTCGGCTCCGCCGCATCCTCCGGCGACTCGAGCTGCGACCGGGACAGGGGAGAAAGCAGGGCGTCGCATGTCGATGAGCGTGACGGCGCGGCGCCGGCCTTGAAGCTTCACCTCAAGCACCGGGATGCGGAGGCGGCGGAGAGGAGCAAGAAGGAAGCGCTGGAAGACTCCAGCCTTAGAGACGGTCTCAGGATTCAGACCCTCTTTAGGAGGATTACCGAGAAGAAGAACCGAATCGCCGCGTCCGgcatcgccgccgccgccgccaccgctGACCAAAGCCGCATCGAGGTCGGACAGAAAGAGACGTTAGCGAAGTCGCCGGAGCTTGCCGGGAGGCTGATGGCTCAGGTCGAGTCGGGCGTCACCCTCGGTTCCGGCGAGTACTTCATCGACGTGTTCGTCGGCACGCCGCCGCGCCATTTCTCGCTCATCCTCGACACCGGCAGCGACCTCAACTGGATTCAGTGCCTCCCGTGCTACGACTGCTTCGAGCAGCACGGCCCTGTTTACGAccccgccgcctcctcctcctacCGCAACGTCAGCTGCGGCGACAGCCGCTGCGGTCTCGTCTCCTCGCCTGACCCTCTCCGCCCCTGCCTCGCCGCCACAGGCCAAGACCGACCCTGCCCCTACTTCTACTGGTACGGAGACCGCTCCAACACGACCGGGGACCTCGCGCTCGAGACCTTCACCATGAACCTCACCGGCGTCGGCGAGTTCCGGCGGGTGGACGACGTCATCTTCGGGTGCGGCCACTGGAACCGCGGGCTCTTCCACGGCGCGGCGGGGCTGCTGGGCCTCGGCCGCGGCCAACTTTCTTTCGCCTCCCAACTCCGCTCGCTCTACGGCGACATCTTCTCCTACTGCCTCGTCGACCGCAACAGCGACCTCAGCGTCAGCAGCAAGCTCATCTTCGGCGAGGACGACACCGTCGCCCGCAACCCACTCTTGAACTACACCACCTTCGTCGCCGGCAAGGACAGCCCCGTCGAAACCTTCTACTACGTCCAGATCAAGTCCATCCTCGTCGGCGGGGAGGAACTGGCAATCCCACCGACGACATGGGACATAGCCAAGGACAGCAGCGGCGGAACTATCGTAGACTCCGGCACCACGCTGAGCTACTTCGCCGCCCCGGCGTACGAGAGGATAAAAGAAGCCTTCACGAAGAAGGTGAAATACCCAGCGGTGACCGACTTCCCGGTGCTCGACCCCTGCTACAATGTGTCAGGGGCAGGGAAGGTGGAGGTGCCGGAGTTCGCCATCCTCTTCGCGGACGGTGCGGTATGGAACTTCCCGCCGGAGAACTACTTCATCCGGCTCGAGCCAGAGGAAATCATGTGCCTCGCCGTGCTGCCGATGCCGCAGTCCCCGCTTTCCATTCTGGGAAACTACCTGCAGCAGAACTTCCACATCCTATACGACATGAAGAATTCCCGGCTGGGCTTCGCGCCGACGAGGTGCGCGGAGATGTAG